The window CGCTACGGGCGATCAATTGCCCGATTAGGTCCCGGTAGCGAACGAGCGCCTGTAGTTCCTCATAGAACGGTTTCGCACGTGCGGCCGAATCGTAAACCCTCGAATCTTCGATCATTGGTGATAACCCATTCCACCTCGAACACTTACCCAATCGCGGCAAAGTCTATCATATTTATTCTACTTGTCGTGCGCAATGGGTGAAAAGAGTGTGTGAATTCCCGCAAATACAATTGGCGTTACTCCCGTGCGGCAGTCCATTCGATGATTCGATCGATTCCGCGCCGGAGCATGTCTTCCAGTTCATCTGCAGCACCCCGATAGGTATCCAGCGTGCCCGTCACCGGATCGTCGATGTCGTCCGAGCGGCCGATGAGCGCAGAGAACAGCTTCACCCGATCGGCGCATGCCGGGAATTGTATCTGCAGCGCCTCGGCATGACGGCCTTCCATGACCAGCACCAGGTCGAACTGTGTTAAGAGACCTTCGGCAACGGGCCGGGAACGGTGATCCTCGATGTCCAGGCCGCGTTCCCGCA is drawn from Anaerolineales bacterium and contains these coding sequences:
- a CDS encoding low molecular weight protein arginine phosphatase; amino-acid sequence: MPSILFVCSANQCRSPMAEALFKSILHDAEWGDDWRVESAGVWAYPGERATPAARRVMRERGLDIEDHRSRPVAEGLLTQFDLVLVMEGRHAEALQIQFPACADRVKLFSALIGRSDDIDDPVTGTLDTYRGAADELEDMLRRGIDRIIEWTAARE